In Odocoileus virginianus isolate 20LAN1187 ecotype Illinois chromosome 5, Ovbor_1.2, whole genome shotgun sequence, a single window of DNA contains:
- the PAQR6 gene encoding membrane progestin receptor delta isoform X1, which translates to MCLGEAAGRRAGQQSRGHPEAAHRSTWRCQATMLSLKLPQLLRVHQVPRVFWEDGIMSGYRRPTSSALDCVLSSFQMTNETVNIWTHFLPTWYFLWRLVALAGGLGFRSEPYHWPLLVFLLPACLYPFASCCAHTFSSMSPRVRHICYFLDYGALSLYSLGCAFPYAAYSMPASWLHSRLHQLFVPAAALNSFLCTGLSCYSRFPELESPGLSKILRSAAFVYPFLFDNLPLFYRLGLCWGRGHSCGPEALSTSHGYHLFCALLTGFLFASHLPERLAPGRFDYIGHSHQLFHICAVLGTHFQLEAVLTDMGSRRAWLATQEPPLGLAGTVATLGLAVAGNLLIIAAFTASLFRAPSTCPLLQGGSLEGGTKAKLQ; encoded by the exons ATGTGCCTGGGAGAGGCGGCGGGGAGGCGGGCGGGGCAGCAGAGCCGCGGCCACCCGGAGGCAGCACACAG GTCAACGTGGAGGTGCCAGGCCACCATGCTCAGTCTCAAGCTGCCCCAGCTCCTTCGAGTCCACCAGGTCCCCAGG GTGTTCTGGGAAGATGGTATCATGTCTGGCTACCGCCGCCCCACCAGCTCGGCCTTGGACTGTGTCCTCAGCTCTTTCCAGATGACCAACGAGACCGTCAACATCTGGACTCACTTCCTGCCCACCTG GTACTTCCTGTGGCGCCTCGTGGCGCTGGCGGGAGGCCTGGGCTTCCGGTCGGAGCCCTACCACTGGCCGCTGCTCGTCTTCCTGCTGCCCGCCTGCCTCTACCCGTTTGCGTCGTGCTGCGCGCACACCTTCAGCTCCATGTCGCCCCGCGTGCGTCACATCTGCTACTTCCTGGACTACGGCGCGCTCAGCCTCTACAGCCTGG gctgCGCCTTCCCCTATGCCGCCTACTCCATGCCGGCCTCCTGGCTGCACAGCCGCCTGCACCAGCTCTTTGTGCCCGCCGCCGCACTCAATTCTTTCCTGTGCACCGGCCTCTCCTGCTACTCCCG GTTCCCAGAGCTAGAAAGCCCTGGGCTCAGTAAGATCCTCCGCTCGGCCGCCTTCGTCTACCCCTTTCTGTTCGACAACCTCCCGCTTTTCTATCGG CTGGGACTGTGCTGGGGCAGGGGCCACAGCTGTGGGCCGGAGGCGCTGAGCACCAGCCACGGCTACCACCTCTTCTGTGCGCTGCTCACTGGCTTCCTCTTTGCCTCTCATCTGCCTGAGCGGCTGGCACCAGGACGCTTTGATTACATCG GCCACAGCCACCAGCTATTCCACATCTGTGCAGTGCTGGGCACGCACTTCCAGCTGGAGGCGGTGCTGACTGATATGGGATCTCGCCGAGCCTGGCTGGCCACGCAGGAACCGCCCCTAGGCCTGGCAGGCACGGTGGCCACTCTGGGCTTGGCAGTGGCCGGGAACTTGCTCATCATTGCCGCTTTCACAGCTTCCCTATTTCGGGCCCCCAGTACATGCCCCCTGCTGCAAGGTGGCTCACTGGAGGGGGGTACAAAGGCCAAACTGCAGTGA
- the PAQR6 gene encoding membrane progestin receptor delta isoform X2, whose product MLSLKLPQLLRVHQVPRVFWEDGIMSGYRRPTSSALDCVLSSFQMTNETVNIWTHFLPTWYFLWRLVALAGGLGFRSEPYHWPLLVFLLPACLYPFASCCAHTFSSMSPRVRHICYFLDYGALSLYSLGCAFPYAAYSMPASWLHSRLHQLFVPAAALNSFLCTGLSCYSRFPELESPGLSKILRSAAFVYPFLFDNLPLFYRLGLCWGRGHSCGPEALSTSHGYHLFCALLTGFLFASHLPERLAPGRFDYIGHSHQLFHICAVLGTHFQLEAVLTDMGSRRAWLATQEPPLGLAGTVATLGLAVAGNLLIIAAFTASLFRAPSTCPLLQGGSLEGGTKAKLQ is encoded by the exons ATGCTCAGTCTCAAGCTGCCCCAGCTCCTTCGAGTCCACCAGGTCCCCAGG GTGTTCTGGGAAGATGGTATCATGTCTGGCTACCGCCGCCCCACCAGCTCGGCCTTGGACTGTGTCCTCAGCTCTTTCCAGATGACCAACGAGACCGTCAACATCTGGACTCACTTCCTGCCCACCTG GTACTTCCTGTGGCGCCTCGTGGCGCTGGCGGGAGGCCTGGGCTTCCGGTCGGAGCCCTACCACTGGCCGCTGCTCGTCTTCCTGCTGCCCGCCTGCCTCTACCCGTTTGCGTCGTGCTGCGCGCACACCTTCAGCTCCATGTCGCCCCGCGTGCGTCACATCTGCTACTTCCTGGACTACGGCGCGCTCAGCCTCTACAGCCTGG gctgCGCCTTCCCCTATGCCGCCTACTCCATGCCGGCCTCCTGGCTGCACAGCCGCCTGCACCAGCTCTTTGTGCCCGCCGCCGCACTCAATTCTTTCCTGTGCACCGGCCTCTCCTGCTACTCCCG GTTCCCAGAGCTAGAAAGCCCTGGGCTCAGTAAGATCCTCCGCTCGGCCGCCTTCGTCTACCCCTTTCTGTTCGACAACCTCCCGCTTTTCTATCGG CTGGGACTGTGCTGGGGCAGGGGCCACAGCTGTGGGCCGGAGGCGCTGAGCACCAGCCACGGCTACCACCTCTTCTGTGCGCTGCTCACTGGCTTCCTCTTTGCCTCTCATCTGCCTGAGCGGCTGGCACCAGGACGCTTTGATTACATCG GCCACAGCCACCAGCTATTCCACATCTGTGCAGTGCTGGGCACGCACTTCCAGCTGGAGGCGGTGCTGACTGATATGGGATCTCGCCGAGCCTGGCTGGCCACGCAGGAACCGCCCCTAGGCCTGGCAGGCACGGTGGCCACTCTGGGCTTGGCAGTGGCCGGGAACTTGCTCATCATTGCCGCTTTCACAGCTTCCCTATTTCGGGCCCCCAGTACATGCCCCCTGCTGCAAGGTGGCTCACTGGAGGGGGGTACAAAGGCCAAACTGCAGTGA
- the BGLAP gene encoding osteocalcin: MRALVLLALLALATLCLAGRADAKPGDAESGKGAAFVSKQEGSEVVKRLRRYLDPGLGAPAPYPDPLEPKREVCELNPDCDELADHIGFQEAYRRFYGPV; the protein is encoded by the exons ATGAGAGCCCTGGTGCTCCTCGCCCTGCTGGCCCTGGCCACGCTCTGCCTCGCTGGTCGGGCAG ATGCAAAGCCCGGTGATGCAGAGTCTGGCAAAGGCGCAG CCTTCGTGTCCAAGCAGGAGGGCAGCGAGGTGGTGAAGAGACTCAGGCGCTACCTGGATCCTGGGCTGGG AGCCCCAGCCCCCTACCCAGATCCGCTGGAGCCCAAGAGGGAGGTGTGTGAGCTCAACCCTGACTGTGACGAGCTAGCTGACCACATCGGCTTCCAGGAGGCCTACCGGCGCTTCTACGGCCCGGTCTAG